In Aedes albopictus strain Foshan chromosome 3, AalbF5, whole genome shotgun sequence, the following are encoded in one genomic region:
- the LOC109433437 gene encoding uncharacterized protein LOC109433437, which yields MEEQRKMDFIRGELAETIVGVLNANADLVEVKLSTPEHLDGFMSVIHNLVLVTKDKKTSEQKTINLMVKIMKGDEAFRETSFAKTQFSNEIYIYTKVIPVFTELLTSRNCTVRGSDWCPHILYGKAGKIPNFSNIYETILVMENMTLDGFKAGPRNDLDEAHLKLMAKNIAQFHACTYAMKIENKAELDKVVDGIIPMNFSKDGKLLDSYATLIKLGMDRIYEYIDKHPNVLDSDQFKTNMTKLRSKYGEQPIQLMQKFLERNEFSVILHGDYNRNNVMFKYENGKPVDLRMFDFQENRYATPSIDLSFFMCMSMPTGFREQFWTPLLKYYYDSLMDTLVDILKCARTDPRLETYSYDNFMKHMGKFGLYGGFIAAHFLPWMLCSEEECAQLAHHFVKDLNSADMKHWTRVSGGEAVDKRLIEIFRHLSQLGYFSIVDDD from the exons ATGGAGGAACAACGAAAAATGGATTTCATCCGCGGAGAACTGGCCGAAACCATCGTGGGAGTGCTGAATGCGAATGCCGATTTGGTTGAGGTCAAACTTTCGACCCCGGAACATCTGGATGGATTCATGTCCGTCATACACAATCTGGTGCTGGTGACAAAGGATAAGAAAACAAG CGAGCAGAAAACAATCAACTTGATGGTGAAGATAATGAAAGGCGACGAAGCATTTCGGGAGACTTCATTTGCCAAAACTCAATTTAGCAACGAAATCTACATCTACACCAAAGTGATACCGGTGTTTACTGAGCTCTTAACGTCGAGAAATTGCACTGTTCGAGGAAGTGATTGGTGTCCGCACATATTGTACGGCAAGGCGGGTAAAATTCCTAACTTTAGTAACATTTACGAAACAATCCTGGTAATGGAAAACATGACGCTGGATGGATTCAAAGCGGGACCGAGAAATGATTTGGATGAGGCTCATTTGAAGCTTATGGCTAAGAACATTGCACAATTTCATGCGTGTACATATGCCATGAAAATCGAGAATAAAGCGGAGTTAGACAAAGTTGTGGATGGGATTATTCCGATGAACTTCAGCAAAGATGGcaaactattggatagctatgCCACGCTAATCAAACTTGGTATGGATAGAATCTACGAATACATCGATAAGCATCCTAATGTACTTGATTCTGACCAATTCAAAACCAATATGACTAAACTTCGCAGCAAATATGGAGAACAGCCCATACAACTaatgcagaaatttttggaacgaAACGAGTTTTCCGTAATTCTGCACGGTGACTATAACAGAAACAATGTGATGTTTAAATACGAAAATGGCAAACCGGTGGATCTTCGAATGTTTGATTTCCAGGAAAATCGTTACGCCACACCATCTATAGATTTGTCATTCTTCATGTGCATGAGCATGCCGACAGGATTTCGTGAGCAGTTTTGGACTCCACTATTGAAATATTACTACGATAGCCTCATGGACACGTTAGTCGACATACTGAAATGCGCAAGAACTGATCCACGTTTGGAAACCTACAGTTACGACAACTTCATGAAGCATATGGGTAAATTTGGTTTATATGGAGGATTTATAGCAGCTCACTTTTTACCGTGGATGCTGTGTTCGGAGGAAGAATGTGCCCAACTGGCGCACCATTTTGTCAAGGACTTAAATTCTGCTGATATGAAGCACTGGACCAGAGTCAGCGGTGGAGAAGCAGTAGATAAACGACTTATTGAAATCTTTAGACACCTTAGTCAACTGGGATACTTTTCGATTGTCGATGATGACTAA